In a genomic window of Cytobacillus sp. FSL H8-0458:
- a CDS encoding spore germination protein: MEQNAEVGILEKARREPVKVSLKDNIEYLRDALGVDKSFDVIQLDVEYAEREMALYLVDGFVKDDILHYLMKMLAGLDAAQLEGDALSRLIKTYIPYVEVETTDDLDKVVDMVLAGPTALVVDGIDEVILIDARTYPVRGPQEPDIERVVRGSRDGFVETLVFNTALTRRRIRDRTLRMEYMQVGRRSKTDVVVSYIEDIADPDMVRKIKESISKIDTDGLPMAEKSIEEFISGRHWNPYPMVRYTERPDTAATHLYEGHVCIIVDGSPSVIITPTTFWHHLQHAEEYRNKPLVGAYLRFVRFLAVWASIFLLPLWYLFAIEPQLLPDALSYIGPNDTGELPLVVQFLMIELGLDMLRMAAIHTPSALATALGLVAALMIGQVAVEVGLFINEVILYLAIAAIGTFSTPSYEMSLANRLIRIGLLISTSIFHTYGYVVGILLMIIMLARMKSFGVPYLWPFIPFNLRAFRDVLLRSPIPLKNRRPRFLHPKDPDR, from the coding sequence ATGGAACAGAATGCTGAGGTGGGGATTTTGGAGAAAGCGAGAAGAGAGCCTGTAAAGGTTTCTCTGAAAGATAATATTGAATATCTTAGAGATGCTCTGGGAGTTGACAAAAGCTTTGATGTGATTCAGCTTGATGTGGAATATGCAGAAAGGGAAATGGCTTTATATCTGGTAGACGGCTTTGTAAAAGATGACATTCTGCACTATCTGATGAAGATGCTTGCCGGCCTGGATGCAGCCCAGCTGGAAGGAGATGCACTTTCCAGACTGATAAAAACGTATATTCCATACGTGGAAGTTGAAACAACTGATGACCTGGATAAAGTTGTGGATATGGTGCTGGCAGGGCCGACTGCTCTAGTCGTGGATGGTATCGATGAAGTAATTCTCATTGATGCACGTACATATCCGGTAAGAGGCCCTCAGGAGCCTGATATTGAACGTGTTGTCCGCGGTTCAAGGGATGGGTTTGTAGAAACACTCGTTTTTAACACAGCTTTAACAAGGAGAAGAATTAGGGACAGGACACTGCGCATGGAATATATGCAGGTGGGCAGACGTTCCAAGACAGATGTTGTTGTCAGTTATATTGAAGACATTGCAGATCCGGATATGGTGAGGAAAATAAAGGAGTCTATCTCAAAAATTGATACTGATGGATTGCCGATGGCCGAAAAATCAATAGAGGAATTCATATCAGGCCGGCATTGGAATCCATATCCCATGGTAAGGTATACCGAAAGGCCTGATACGGCAGCAACCCATCTTTATGAAGGCCACGTCTGCATTATCGTCGATGGTTCGCCAAGTGTTATCATAACACCAACAACCTTCTGGCATCACCTTCAGCATGCTGAGGAGTACAGGAATAAGCCGCTTGTAGGGGCTTATTTGCGATTTGTCCGATTTTTAGCTGTCTGGGCTTCCATCTTCCTTTTGCCATTATGGTATTTATTTGCGATAGAGCCGCAGCTGCTTCCTGATGCATTATCCTATATCGGACCCAATGACACGGGAGAGCTGCCATTAGTCGTTCAGTTCCTGATGATAGAGCTTGGTCTAGATATGCTTAGGATGGCTGCAATCCATACTCCTTCCGCCCTGGCCACTGCCTTGGGACTCGTGGCGGCCCTGATGATTGGTCAGGTAGCAGTTGAAGTGGGATTGTTTATTAATGAAGTCATTCTTTATTTAGCAATAGCGGCAATTGGAACATTTTCAACCCCAAGCTATGAAATGAGCCTGGCAAACAGGCTGATAAGAATCGGTCTGCTGATATCAACCAGTATTTTCCATACTTACGGCTATGTAGTTGGGATCCTGCTGATGATTATCATGCTTGCCAGAATGAAGTCTTTTGGGGTGCCCTATTTATGGCCATTCATCCCTTTCAATCTGAGAGCATTCAGGGATGTATTGCTAAGGTCACCAATACCATTGAAGAACAGGCGTCCGCGTTTCCTGCATCCAAAGGATCCAGATCGCTGA
- a CDS encoding YqgQ family protein — MKTIYDIQQFLKKYGTIIYIGDREADLELMAAELKELYDSQLIDVKDYQSSILILRTEIQNLKENK; from the coding sequence ATGAAAACCATTTATGATATACAGCAGTTTCTTAAGAAATATGGAACTATCATCTACATAGGGGATCGGGAAGCTGACTTGGAGCTTATGGCTGCTGAATTAAAAGAGCTATATGATTCCCAGCTTATTGATGTAAAAGATTATCAGAGCAGCATCTTGATCCTGCGGACAGAAATTCAGAATCTTAAAGAGAATAAATAG